One segment of Salvelinus alpinus chromosome 1, SLU_Salpinus.1, whole genome shotgun sequence DNA contains the following:
- the LOC139541396 gene encoding NLR family CARD domain-containing protein 3-like isoform X1 — MSLSVEREEGGPASKMHLSGGHDTKAKRPIKRKRPASPVPSCVSMKSDRSMNPPISFREGDFSTEQRNQQERSESEILSGQSSQSHQTDLASIFSLLEEKIMTFVKNELKMFKRILSPELPEGFESQKQEVVDAEDEKQESSAREGALKITLHVLRKMNQKELADTLEKYSDELAVICQRELKSNLKKKFQCVFEGIAKQGNPTLLNKIYTELYITEGGTGEVNNEHELRQIETTTRKQARPETPIKCNDIFTPLTGQDKPIRTVLTKGVAGIGKTVSVQKFILDWVEGKANQDVQFVFSFPFRELNLIKENKHTFIELLNHFSMETKQSGISIYNKYKVLFIFDGLDECRLPLDFQKNKICWDVTESTSVDVLLTNLIKGNLLPSALIWITTRPAAANKIPSMCVDQVTEVRGFNDPQKEEYFRKRFSDEDLASRIISHIKKSRSLHIMCHIPVFCWISATVLEHMLKHKREEMPKTLTEMYTHLVEFHTKQKNEKYLRKEETGPHWNKEDILSLGKLAFQQLVNGNLIFYDEDLKEAGIDVNEASVYSGLCTQLFKEECGLYQDKVFCFVHLSIQEFLAAVYVFLSFINNNENLMDKLQTNDKSAITFYKNAVDKALQSETGNLDLFLRFLLGLSLESNQKHLRGLLTKTRISSQSHEETVKYIKKKIGENLSPERSINLFHCLNELNDHSLVEEIQSYLRSGSLSKPKLSPAQWSALVFVLLTSEKELDVFDLKKYSRSEEGLLRLLPVVKASRAVLLSGCGVTEEGCASLVSALESNPSHLRELDLSNNDLKDSGVKLLSAGLGNPHCKLETLRLSDCLVTEEGCASLVSALRSNPSHLRELDLTNNDLKDSGVKLLSAGLGNPHCKLETLRSVFL; from the exons atgagtctctctgtggagagagaggaagggggtccTGCCTCTAAAATGCATCTCTCTGGGGGACATGACACCAAAGCTAAGAG acCAATCAAGCGGaagagaccagcctcccctgtacccagctgtgtgtccatgaagagtgacaGGTCTATGAATCCTCCTATATCCtttagagagggagacttttctactgaacaaag aaaccaacaggagagatcagagtcagagattctcagtggtcagtcttcccagagtcatcaaacagacctggcctccatattcagt TTGCTTGAAGAGAAAATTATGACATTTGTGAAGAACGAGCTGAAGATGTTCAAGAGGATTCTTAGTCCAGAACTCCCAGAAGGCTTTGAGAGTCAGAAGCAGGAAGTGGTGGATGCTGAAGAtgagaagcaggagagcagtgccagagagggggctcTGAAGATCACACTGCACGTCCTGAGGAAAATGAACCAGAAGGAGCTTGCTGACACACTGGAGAAAT ATTCAGATGAGCTTGCTGTGATTTGCCAACGTGAACTCAAATCTAATCTAAAGAAGAAGTTTCAATGTGTATTTGAGGGGATCGCTAAACAaggaaacccaacacttctcaataagatctacacagagctctacatcacagagggtggaaCAGGAGAGGTCAATAATGAACATGAGCTGAGACAGATTGAGACAACAACCAGGAAACAAGCAAGACCAGAGACTCCAATCAAATGTAACGACATCTTCACACCTTTAACTGGACAAGACAAACCTATCAGAACTGTACTGACAAAGGGAgtcgctggcattggaaaaacagtctctgtgcagaagttcatTCTGGACTGGGTTGAAGGAAAAGCAAATCAGGATGTCCAATTTGTATTCTCATTCCCTTTCCGAGAGCTGAATTTGATAAAAGAAAACAAACACACTTTCATTGAACTCCTCAATCACTTCTCAATGGAAACCAAACAATCAGGAATCTCCATCTACAACAAGTACAaagttctgttcatctttgatggtctggatgagtgccgactgcccctagacttccagaagaacaagatCTGTTGGGACGTGACAGAGTCAACCTCAGTGGATGTTCTGCTGACAAATCTCATCAAGGGaaatctgcttccctctgctctcatctggataactacccgacctgcagcagccaataagatcccttcaatgtgtgttgaccaggtgacagaggtacgaggcttcaatgacccacagaaggaggagtacttcaggaagagattcagtgatgaggacctggccagcagaatcatctcacacataaagaaatcaaggagcctccacatcatgtgccacattccagtcttctgttggatttCTGCAACAGTCCTTGAACACATGCTGAAACATAAGAGAGAAGAGATGCCCAAGACTCTGACTGAGATGTACACACACCTTGTGGAGTTTCATACCAAACAGAAGAATGAAAAGTATCTTAGGAAAGAAGAGACAGGTCCACACTGGAATAAAGAGGACATTCTGTCACTGGGAAAACTGGCTTTTCAACAGCTTGTGAATGGCAATCTGATTTTCTATGACGAAGACCTGAAAGAGGCTGGCATTGATGTCAATGAAGCCTCAGTGTACTCAGGATTGTGCACACAGCTCTTTAAAGAGGAATGTGGGCTGTACCAGGACAAGGTGTTCTGCTttgttcatctgagcattcaggagtttctGGCTGCTGTATATGTGTTCCTCTCATTCATCAACAACAATGAGAATCTAATGGACAAACTGCAAACAAACGACAAGTCTGCAATTACTTTCTATAAGAATGCAGTGGATAAAGCCTTACAAAGTGAGACGGGAAACCTGGACCTTTTCCTCCGCTTCCTTCTGGGCCTctcactggagtccaatcagaagCACTTACGAGGTCTACTGACAAAGACGAGAATCAGCTCACAGAGCCATGAAGAAACAGTCAAGTACATCAAGAAGAAGATCGGGGAGAATCTCTCTCCAGAGAGGAGCAtcaatctgttccactgtctgaatgaactgaatgaccaTTCTCTAGTGGAGGAGATCCAAAGCTACCTGAGATCAGGAAGTCTCTCAAAACCCAAACTGTCACCTGCACAGTGGTCAGCTCTGGTCTTTGTGTTGCTGACTTCAGAAAAGGAGCTGGATGTGTTTGACctgaagaaatactccagatcagaggaaggtctTCTGAGGCTGCTGCCAGTGGTCAAAGCCTCCAGAGCTGTTCT gctgtcaggctgtggagtcacagaggaaggctgtgcttctctggtctcagctctggagtcaaacccctcacacctgagagagctggacctgagtaacaatgacctgaaggattcaggagtgaagctgctctctgctggactggggaatccccactgtaaactggagactctgag gctgtcagactgtctagtcacagaggaaggctgtgcttctctggtctcagctctgaggtcaaacccctcacacctgagagagctggacctgactaacaatgacctgaaggattcaggagtgaagctgctctctgctggactggggaatccccactgtaaactggagactctgaggtcagtattcctgtag
- the LOC139541396 gene encoding NLR family CARD domain-containing protein 3-like isoform X2, with product MSLSVEREEGGPASKMHLSGGHDTKAKRPIKRKRPASPVPSCVSMKSDRSMNPPISFREGDFSTEQRNQQERSESEILSGQSSQSHQTDLASIFSLLEEKIMTFVKNELKMFKRILSPELPEGFESQKQEVVDAEDEKQESSAREGALKITLHVLRKMNQKELADTLEKYSDELAVICQRELKSNLKKKFQCVFEGIAKQGNPTLLNKIYTELYITEGGTGEVNNEHELRQIETTTRKQARPETPIKCNDIFTPLTGQDKPIRTVLTKGVAGIGKTVSVQKFILDWVEGKANQDVQFVFSFPFRELNLIKENKHTFIELLNHFSMETKQSGISIYNKYKVLFIFDGLDECRLPLDFQKNKICWDVTESTSVDVLLTNLIKGNLLPSALIWITTRPAAANKIPSMCVDQVTEVRGFNDPQKEEYFRKRFSDEDLASRIISHIKKSRSLHIMCHIPVFCWISATVLEHMLKHKREEMPKTLTEMYTHLVEFHTKQKNEKYLRKEETGPHWNKEDILSLGKLAFQQLVNGNLIFYDEDLKEAGIDVNEASVYSGLCTQLFKEECGLYQDKVFCFVHLSIQEFLAAVYVFLSFINNNENLMDKLQTNDKSAITFYKNAVDKALQSETGNLDLFLRFLLGLSLESNQKHLRGLLTKTRISSQSHEETVKYIKKKIGENLSPERSINLFHCLNELNDHSLVEEIQSYLRSGSLSKPKLSPAQWSALVFVLLTSEKELDVFDLKKYSRSEEGLLRLLPVVKASRAVLLSGCGVTEEGCASLVSALESNPSHLRELDLSNNDLKDSGVKLLSAGLGNPHCKLETLRLSGCLVTEEGCASLVSALRSNPSHLRELDLSYNHPGDSGVRLLSAGLEDPHCRLEKLNVEHGGENRMKPGIRKYVCDLTLDPNTVNRLLSLSEENRKVTCRREKQPYPDHPERFEDSGQVLCREGLTGRCYWEVEWSGRGADIGVTYKGISRRGGGDDCWLGYNDKSWSLFCHGNSYYACHNNNPTTIDVPSSSSHRVGVYLDWPAGTLSFYRASSDTLTHLVTFTSTFTEPLYPGFGVDVDSSVSLK from the exons atgagtctctctgtggagagagaggaagggggtccTGCCTCTAAAATGCATCTCTCTGGGGGACATGACACCAAAGCTAAGAG acCAATCAAGCGGaagagaccagcctcccctgtacccagctgtgtgtccatgaagagtgacaGGTCTATGAATCCTCCTATATCCtttagagagggagacttttctactgaacaaag aaaccaacaggagagatcagagtcagagattctcagtggtcagtcttcccagagtcatcaaacagacctggcctccatattcagt TTGCTTGAAGAGAAAATTATGACATTTGTGAAGAACGAGCTGAAGATGTTCAAGAGGATTCTTAGTCCAGAACTCCCAGAAGGCTTTGAGAGTCAGAAGCAGGAAGTGGTGGATGCTGAAGAtgagaagcaggagagcagtgccagagagggggctcTGAAGATCACACTGCACGTCCTGAGGAAAATGAACCAGAAGGAGCTTGCTGACACACTGGAGAAAT ATTCAGATGAGCTTGCTGTGATTTGCCAACGTGAACTCAAATCTAATCTAAAGAAGAAGTTTCAATGTGTATTTGAGGGGATCGCTAAACAaggaaacccaacacttctcaataagatctacacagagctctacatcacagagggtggaaCAGGAGAGGTCAATAATGAACATGAGCTGAGACAGATTGAGACAACAACCAGGAAACAAGCAAGACCAGAGACTCCAATCAAATGTAACGACATCTTCACACCTTTAACTGGACAAGACAAACCTATCAGAACTGTACTGACAAAGGGAgtcgctggcattggaaaaacagtctctgtgcagaagttcatTCTGGACTGGGTTGAAGGAAAAGCAAATCAGGATGTCCAATTTGTATTCTCATTCCCTTTCCGAGAGCTGAATTTGATAAAAGAAAACAAACACACTTTCATTGAACTCCTCAATCACTTCTCAATGGAAACCAAACAATCAGGAATCTCCATCTACAACAAGTACAaagttctgttcatctttgatggtctggatgagtgccgactgcccctagacttccagaagaacaagatCTGTTGGGACGTGACAGAGTCAACCTCAGTGGATGTTCTGCTGACAAATCTCATCAAGGGaaatctgcttccctctgctctcatctggataactacccgacctgcagcagccaataagatcccttcaatgtgtgttgaccaggtgacagaggtacgaggcttcaatgacccacagaaggaggagtacttcaggaagagattcagtgatgaggacctggccagcagaatcatctcacacataaagaaatcaaggagcctccacatcatgtgccacattccagtcttctgttggatttCTGCAACAGTCCTTGAACACATGCTGAAACATAAGAGAGAAGAGATGCCCAAGACTCTGACTGAGATGTACACACACCTTGTGGAGTTTCATACCAAACAGAAGAATGAAAAGTATCTTAGGAAAGAAGAGACAGGTCCACACTGGAATAAAGAGGACATTCTGTCACTGGGAAAACTGGCTTTTCAACAGCTTGTGAATGGCAATCTGATTTTCTATGACGAAGACCTGAAAGAGGCTGGCATTGATGTCAATGAAGCCTCAGTGTACTCAGGATTGTGCACACAGCTCTTTAAAGAGGAATGTGGGCTGTACCAGGACAAGGTGTTCTGCTttgttcatctgagcattcaggagtttctGGCTGCTGTATATGTGTTCCTCTCATTCATCAACAACAATGAGAATCTAATGGACAAACTGCAAACAAACGACAAGTCTGCAATTACTTTCTATAAGAATGCAGTGGATAAAGCCTTACAAAGTGAGACGGGAAACCTGGACCTTTTCCTCCGCTTCCTTCTGGGCCTctcactggagtccaatcagaagCACTTACGAGGTCTACTGACAAAGACGAGAATCAGCTCACAGAGCCATGAAGAAACAGTCAAGTACATCAAGAAGAAGATCGGGGAGAATCTCTCTCCAGAGAGGAGCAtcaatctgttccactgtctgaatgaactgaatgaccaTTCTCTAGTGGAGGAGATCCAAAGCTACCTGAGATCAGGAAGTCTCTCAAAACCCAAACTGTCACCTGCACAGTGGTCAGCTCTGGTCTTTGTGTTGCTGACTTCAGAAAAGGAGCTGGATGTGTTTGACctgaagaaatactccagatcagaggaaggtctTCTGAGGCTGCTGCCAGTGGTCAAAGCCTCCAGAGCTGTTCT gctgtcaggctgtggagtcacagaggaaggctgtgcttctctggtctcagctctggagtcaaacccctcacacctgagagagctggacctgagtaacaatgacctgaaggattcaggagtgaagctgctctctgctggactggggaatccccactgtaaactggagactctgag gctgtcaggctgtctagtcacagaggaaggctgtgcttctctggtctcagctctgaggtcaaacccctcacacctgagagagctggacctgagctacaatcacccaggagactcaggagtcagactgctctctgctggactggaggatccacactgcagactggagaaactcaa tgtggaacatggtggagagaaCAGAATGAAACCTGGGATTAGAAAAT atgtctgtgatctcacactggacccaaacacagtaaacagactcctctctctgtctgaggagaacagaaaggtgacatgtaggagagagaagcagccgtatcctgatcacccagagagatttgaggacagtggacaggtgctgtgtagagagggtctgactgggcgctgttactgggaggtagagtggagtgggagaggggctgatataggagtgacatataaaggaatcagcaggagaggagggggtgatgaCTGTTGGCTTGGATACAATGACAAGTCCTGGAGTCTGTTCTGCCATGGCAACAGTTACTATGCCTGTCACAATAATAATCCCACTACCATAGACGtcccctcctccagctcccacagagtaggagtgtatctggactggccagccggcactctgtccttctatagagcctcctctgacacactgacccacctggtcacattcacctccacattcactgagcccctctatccagggtttgGGGTTGATGTTGACTCCTCAGTGTCCCTGAAATaa